The Apium graveolens cultivar Ventura chromosome 6, ASM990537v1, whole genome shotgun sequence genome contains a region encoding:
- the LOC141667753 gene encoding 14 kDa proline-rich protein DC2.15-like, with translation MASTKNVSLALFFTLNILFFSLASSCNTCPGTKPPPVTPVAPAGKCTINALKLGVCADVLNLVKNVVIGAPPTLPCCALLDGLVNLEAALCLCTAIKANILGLTNLNLPIALSLVLNNCGKTLPNGFECT, from the coding sequence ATGGCATCCACTAAAAATGTTTCCCTCGCTCTGTTCTTCACACTCAACATTCTGTTTTTTTCTTTGGCCAGTTCATGTAACACTTGCCCCGGAACCAAGCCACCTCCTGTTACTCCCGTGGCTCCTGCTGGAAAATGCACAATAAATGCCCTCAAATTAGGAGTATGCGCTGATGTACTTAACTTGGTGAAGAATGTTGTCATCGGAGCTCCTCCAACGCTGCCATGTTGTGCTCTCCTTGACGGTCTTGTCAATCTTGAGGCCGCACTTTGCCTTTGCACTGCCATTAAAGCCAACATTTTAGGCCTCACCAACCTCAATCTTCCTATTGCACTAAGCCTTGTCCTTAACAACTGTGGGAAGACACTACCCAATGGCTTTGAATGCACCTAA